The following are from one region of the Pirellulaceae bacterium genome:
- a CDS encoding transposase family protein, with protein sequence MSTAKAVRVELVNQYFESLSDPRNTKNRKHKLTDLIVICICAIISGAKGPTGTRALGQGQARLSGKVLGASRWPAITRLYSQGAHRA encoded by the coding sequence ATGTCCACTGCAAAAGCAGTTCGAGTCGAACTGGTCAATCAATACTTCGAGAGCTTGTCCGATCCGAGAAACACCAAGAACCGCAAACACAAATTGACTGATCTGATCGTGATCTGCATTTGCGCGATTATCTCGGGTGCCAAAGGTCCGACAGGCACCCGAGCGCTGGGCCAAGGGCAAGCGAGACTTTCTGGAAAGGTTCTTGGAGCTTCCCGGTGGCCTGCCATCACGAGATTGTATTCGCAGGGTGCTCATCGCGCTTGA